In a single window of the Cherax quadricarinatus isolate ZL_2023a unplaced genomic scaffold, ASM3850222v1 Contig409, whole genome shotgun sequence genome:
- the LOC138851357 gene encoding zinc finger protein 271-like, translated as MEDSQVRCKTMEIKSNSMDQESFTGIKEPYLNDYQCSECLKCFTSKSYLVIHEKIHTGEKPYQCSECLKCFNIKKYLAKHMKIHTGEKPYQCSECLKYFSSKSNLVKHLKIHTGEKPYQCSECLKCFVYKSDHIKHMRTHTGEKPSQLLSCMNYQCSECLKCFNYKSYLVIHMKIHTGEKPYHCSECLKCFSNKGDLRKHMRIHTGERPYQCLECLKCFCKKSHLVRHEKIHTGEKPYQCLECLKSFSRKSYLVIHEKIHSGEKPFQCSECLKCFYRKSYLVRHEKIHTGEKPYQCSECLKCFSCKGDLVKHMKNHTGDKPYHCSECIRCFSYKSDLITHMKIHTGEKPYQCSECLKCFSNKSNLVVHKKIHSGEKPHQCSECLKCFSNRSSFVRHEKIHTGEKPYECSECLKCFICKGDLIKHMKIHTGEKPYQCSECLKCFRIKSSLVNHLKIHKGEKPRKC; from the coding sequence atggaagacagtcaGGTTCGGTGTAAGACAATGGAAATCAAatccaattccatggatcaagagtccttcactggcatcaaggaaccttattTGAATgattatcagtgttcagagtgtttgaaaTGTTTTACCAGTAAAAGTTATCTTGTTATACATGAGaaaattcatacaggagagaagccctatcagtgttcagaatgtttaaAATGTTTTAACATTAAAAAATATCTTGCCAAGCACATGAAAATTCATACAGGggagaagccatatcagtgttcagaatgtttaaAATATTTTAGCAGTAAAAGTAATCTTGTAAAGCACTTAaaaattcatacaggagagaagccatatcagtgttcagaatgtttaaAATGTTTTGTGTATAAAAGTGACCACATAAAgcacatgagaactcatactggagagaagcctTCTCagcttctctcctgtatgaattatCAGTGTTCGGAATGCTTAAAATGTTTTAACTATAAAAGTTATCTTGTTATACACATGaaaattcatacaggagagaagccTTATCACTGTTCAGAATGTTTAAAATGTTTTAGCAATAAAGGTGATCTTAGGAAGCACATGAGAATTCACACTGGGGAGAGGCCTTATCAGTGTTTAGAATGTTTAAAATGTTTTTGTAAAAAAAGTCATCTCGTAAGACATGAGaaaattcatacaggagagaagccTTATCAGTGTTTAGAATGTTTGAAAAGTTTTAGCCGAAAAAGCTATCTTGTGATACATGAGAAAATTCACAGCGGAGAGAAGCCttttcagtgttcagaatgtttgaAATGCTTTTATCGAAAAAGTTATCTTGTAAGACATGAGAAAATTCATACAGGcgagaagccatatcagtgttcagaatgtctgaaatgttttagctGTAAAGGCGATCTTGTAAAGCACATGAAAAATCATACAGGAGACAAACCTTATCATTGTtcagaatgtattagatgtttcagTTATAAAAGTGATCTTATAACTCACATGaaaattcatacaggagagaaaccttatcaatgttcagaatgtctgaaatgttttagcaaTAAAAGTAATCTTGTAGTACACAAGAAAATTCATTCAGGAGAGAAGCCTCATcaatgttcagaatgtctgaaatgtTTCAGCAATAGAAGTAGTTTTGTAAGACATGAGaaaattcatacaggagagaagccTTATGAGTGCTCAGAATGTCTGAAATGTTTCATCTGTAAAGGTGATCTTATAAAGCACATGaaaattcatacaggagagaagccatatcagtgttcagaatgtttgaAATGTTTCAGGATTAAAAGTAGTCTTGTAAATCACTTAAAGATTCATAAAGGAGAGAAACCTCGTAAGTGTTAA